A genomic window from Vigna radiata var. radiata cultivar VC1973A chromosome 2, Vradiata_ver6, whole genome shotgun sequence includes:
- the LOC106756209 gene encoding glucomannan 4-beta-mannosyltransferase 2 has protein sequence MVDSEPKFFIPESIQGVNFDVTAQMRMVWEVIKAPLIVPLLNLAVYICLAMALMLFMERVYMGIVIILVKLFWKKPHQRYKFEPLQEDEELGNTNFPVVLVQIPMFNEKEVYKVSIGAACNLSWPADRLVIQVLDDSTDPAIKQMVEMECQRWASKGINITYQIRETRGGYKAGALKEGLKRSYVKHCEYVAIFDADFRPEPDFLRRSIPFLVGNPDIALVQARWRFVNADECLLTRMQEMSLDYHFTVEQEVGSATHAFFGFNGTAGIWRIAAINEAGGWKDRTTVEDMDLAVRASLRGWKFLYLGDLQAKSELPSTLRAFRFQQHRWSCGPANLFRKMVMEIVRNKKVRFWKKVYVIYSFFFVRKIIAHMVTFFFYCVVIPLTILVPEVHVPIWGAVYIPSVITILNSVGTPRSIHLLFYWILFENVMSLHRTKATFIGLLEYGRANEWVVTEKLGDSVNSNNKNKSGDAAKKNVATKAPKKTRSKFVERLNLLELGFAAFLFVCGCYDFVHGKHNYFIYLFLQTITFSIVGFGYVGTIV, from the exons ATGGTTGATTCAGAGCCAAAGTTCTTCATCCCGGAGTCAATCCAGGGCGTCAATTTCGACGTCACGGCACAGATGAGGATGGTCTGGGAGGTCATAAAGGCGCCGCTCATCGTGCCGCTGCTCAACTTGGCGGTGTACATTTGCCTCGCCATGGCCCTCATGCTCTTCATGGAGAGGGTTTACATGGGCATTGTCATCATCCTCGTCAAACTCTTCTGGAAGAAACCCCACCAACGCTACAAGTTCGAACCCCTCCAAGAAGACGAGGAACTCGGCAACACCAACTTCCCCGTCGTCCTTGTTCAGATTCCCATGTTCAACGAAAAAGAG GTGTACAAGGTGTCAATTGGAGCAGCCTGTAATCTCTCATGGCCCGCGGATCGTCTTGTGATTCAAGTGCTCGACGATTCAACTGACCCTGCCATcaag CAAATGGTGGAGATGGAATGCCAGAGATGGGCAAGCAAAGGGATAAACATAACATACCAAATCAGAGAGACTCGAGGAGGATACAAAGCTGGTGCTCTAAAAGAAGGTCTAAAACGTAGCTATGTGAAACATTGCGAGTACGTGGCAATTTTTGATGCTGATTTTCGTCCAGAACCAGATTTTCTCAGACGTTCCATTCCTTTCTTGGTGGGCAACCCCGACATTGCTCTTGTTCAAGCTCGTTGGAGATttg tgaATGCTGACGAGTGTTTGTTGACAAGAATGCAAGAGATGTCCCTGGATTACCATTTCACTGTAGAGCAAGAAGTTGGGTCAGCCACTCATGCTTTCTTTGGTTTCAACG GAACTGCTGGTATTTGGAGAATAGCTGCTATTAATGAAGCTGGAGGGTGGAAAGACAGAACAACAGTGGAAGATATGGATCTTGCTGTTCGTGCTAGTCTTAGGGGATGGAAATTTTTGTACCTCGGAGACCTCCAG GCAAAAAGTGAGCTTCCAAGTACTTTGAGAGCCTTTAGATTCCAGCAGCACAGATGGTCTTGTGGTCCTGCAAATTTGTTCCGCAAAATGGTTATGGAGATAGTAAGGAACAAG AAAGTTAGATTCTGGAAGAAAGTGTACGTTATATACAGCTTCTTCTTTGTTCGAAAAATCATAGCTCACATGGTCACTTTCTTCTTCTACTGTGTTGTGATTCCTCTCACAATCTTGGTCCCTGAGGTTCACGTTCCCATATGGGGAGCTGTTTATATTCCTTCCGTCATAACCATTCTCAATTCAGTAGGAACACCAAG GTCTATTCACCTTCTGTTCTATTGGATCCTCTTTGAGAATGTGATGTCTTTGCACCGTACAAAGGCAACATTTATAGGTCTCTTAGAGTATGGGAGAGCTAATGAATGGGTTGTGACTGAAAAACTTGGTGATTCTGTCAACAGCAATAACAAGAATAAATCAGGAGATGCTGCCAAGAAGAATGTTGCCACCAAGGCACCCAAAAAGACTCGATCCAAATTTGTTGAAAG ACTTAACTTACTGGAGCTGGGATTTGCTGCATTCCTCTTTGTATGTGGTTGCTATGATTTTGTGCATGGGAAGCACAACTACTTCATCTACCTCTTCCTTCAGACCATAACATTCTCAATTGTAGGATTTGGCTATGTTGGCACCATTGTGTAA
- the LOC106754628 gene encoding histone deacetylase HDT1 — MDSPMEFWGVEVKVGQNVKVDPMDPVSAYIHISQVALGETKKEKANEPVVVYLKVGDQKIVLGTLKRDDIPHLSLDLVLDSDSELSHSSKSASVFFCGYKVLTDDGDISDFSGKPVTKAEGAKVTKPSKPASVKGESVKQIKTVDPKKEDDSDSDESDDELAGNDESDSDETDDDNETDEESESEEETPEKKGKKRQNESASKTPISSKKAKTATPEKTDVKKSVHVATPYPMKKGGKTPKNATKGQSPTSAGQLSCGSCKKNFANEDGLQQHKKAKHGGQ, encoded by the exons ATGGACTCACCAATGGAGTTTTGGg GTGTTGAGGTTAAGGTTGGGCAAAATGTGAAGGTTGATCCCATGGATCCAGTGAGTGCGTACATACACATTTCTCAGGTTGCCCTTGGAGAGACGAAAAAGGAAAAGGCAAATGAACCTGTGGTTGTGTATTTGAAAGTTGGTGACCAGAAGATTGTTTTGGGAACCCTTAAAAGGGATGATATCCCTCACCTTTCGTTGGATTTGGTTCTCGACTCTGATTCTGAGCTTTCGCACTCTTCGAAAAGTGCCAGTGTATTTTTTTGTGGATACAAAGTTCTGAC AGACGATGGTGACATTTCTGACTTTTCTG GGAAGCCTGTAACAAAAGCTGAAGGAGCAAAGGTTACCAAGCCCTCTAAACCAGCTTCCGTGAAAGGTGAATCtgtaaaacaaataaagacGGTTGATCCGAAGAAAGAGGATGATTCTGATTCCGACGAATCTGATGATGAGCTTGCTGGTAATGATGAATCTGATTCTGACGAG ACGGATGATGACAACGAGACTGATGAGGAGAGTGAAAGTGAGGAAGAGACCCCTGAGAAGAAG GGAAAGAAGAGACAAAATGAGTCTGCCTCAAAAACTCCAATCTCTTCCAAGAAAGCTAAAACTGCTACTCCTGAGAAGACTG ATGTTAAAAAGAGTGTACATGTAGCAACTCCCTATCCTATGAAGAAAGGTGGAAAGACTCCCAAAAACGCCACAAAAGGGCAATCTCCCACGTCTGCTGGACAACTATCTTGCGGATCTTGTAAAAA GAATTTTGCCAACGAAGATGGGTTGCAACAACATAAGAAGGCCAAGCATGGTGGTCAGTGA
- the LOC106776722 gene encoding uncharacterized protein At4g22758-like has translation MQNSKNHRNGQAEPHRRGKLTNKSSSFHSHSSSTAGMPGASIRRPMTVPELLLDRNRSSPAATAEVVRRQPPKLLLKVTIMGSLGPVQVVMTTESAVGDLVAAAVNQYVKEGRRPILPSNDPSQFDLHYSQFTLESLDRNEKLSDIGSRNFFLCPRKHGGGDGGSTTSFASCSTEADKTTKGGAFGWLRFMDLSR, from the exons ATGCAAAACTCGAAGAACCACCGCAACGGCCAGGCCGAGCCTCATCGCCGGGGGAAGTTAACAAACAAATCCTCTTCCTTTCACAGTCACTCATCGTCAACCGCCGGCATGCCGGGCGCATCAATTCGGCGGCCAATGACGGTGCCGGAACTTCTGCTAGACAGAAACCGCTCCTCTCCGGCCGCGACGGCGGAGGTTGTCCGGAGGCAACCTCCGAAGCTCTTGCTGAAGGTTACGATCATGGGAAGCCTGGGTCCCGTGCAGGTGGTGATGACGACGGAATCCGCCGTCGGAGATTTAGTAGCGGCGGCGGTGAACCAGTACGTTAAGGAAGGTCGCCGACCAATTCTTCCGTCGAACGATCCTTCACAATTCGATCTTCACTATTCTCAGTTCACCTTAGAAA GTTTGGACAGGAATGAGAAACTGAGCGATATCGGGTCTAGAAATTTCTTTCTGTGTCCGAGGAAgcatggtggtggtgatggtggctCGACGACGTCGTTTGCTTCGTGCTCTACAGAGGCTGACAAAACGACGAAGGGTGGTGCGTTTGGATGGCTAAGGTTCATGGATTTGTCACGCTGA